In one Cloacibacillus porcorum genomic region, the following are encoded:
- a CDS encoding thymidine phosphorylase: protein MMFNMIEFIEKKRDKGRHGRDEFNELIAKLMAGEAPDYQLSAWLMAAFLNGLDSDETMYFTEALAKSGESYSFPADLHIVDKHSTGGVGDKTTLVLLPLAAACGASVSKLSGPGLGFTGGTVDKLESIPGMRMHLEPDEFLAQVRRIGCAISGHSKQLAPAEGRFYKLRDVTGTVPSTELITASIVSKKLAGGAFGYVFDVKCGSGAFMKDREAAAALAENLVKVSKKLGKGAVVAITDMEQPLGEWVGNASEVFEAVEVLSGRGPADTRKLCVTLCGLMLAVASVVKDAQEGVKIAERALDDGSALKKFAEIITAQGGAPEVVRHPLEILPRARKSFLIKSSKRGYLAKLDALSVGEALRALGGGRMKLDDKIDHAVSVHLMKKVGDAVSVGDTVIELLYNDDTKLAEAMKYLTDCWSVSEKAERRELILDYVF, encoded by the coding sequence ATGATGTTCAATATGATCGAGTTTATCGAGAAAAAGCGTGACAAAGGCCGCCACGGCAGAGACGAATTCAACGAGCTGATCGCCAAGCTGATGGCCGGCGAAGCGCCGGACTACCAGCTGTCCGCCTGGCTGATGGCGGCCTTCCTTAACGGGCTGGACAGCGACGAGACGATGTACTTTACCGAGGCCCTCGCGAAGTCTGGGGAGAGCTATTCATTTCCGGCCGACCTTCATATCGTCGACAAACACAGCACCGGCGGCGTCGGGGATAAGACTACTTTGGTCCTTCTGCCGCTCGCCGCGGCCTGCGGCGCCTCCGTCTCCAAACTCTCCGGCCCCGGCCTTGGTTTTACGGGCGGTACGGTCGATAAGCTGGAATCCATTCCGGGGATGCGGATGCACCTTGAGCCGGATGAATTCCTCGCGCAGGTGCGCCGCATAGGCTGCGCCATCTCCGGCCACTCAAAGCAGCTGGCCCCCGCGGAGGGACGCTTCTACAAGCTGCGCGACGTGACGGGGACCGTCCCCTCCACGGAGCTCATCACCGCGAGCATCGTCAGCAAAAAACTTGCGGGCGGCGCCTTCGGCTACGTCTTTGACGTGAAATGCGGCAGCGGAGCCTTTATGAAAGACCGTGAGGCCGCCGCGGCGCTTGCGGAAAACCTTGTCAAGGTGTCGAAAAAACTTGGCAAAGGCGCCGTCGTCGCGATAACCGACATGGAACAGCCGCTTGGCGAATGGGTGGGCAACGCATCTGAGGTCTTTGAGGCGGTGGAGGTCCTGAGCGGACGCGGCCCCGCCGATACGAGGAAACTCTGCGTGACGCTCTGTGGACTGATGCTCGCCGTCGCCTCCGTCGTAAAAGACGCGCAGGAGGGGGTGAAAATTGCCGAACGCGCACTCGACGACGGTTCGGCGCTGAAAAAATTCGCCGAGATAATCACTGCGCAGGGCGGCGCCCCCGAAGTCGTCCGGCACCCGCTTGAAATACTGCCGCGGGCGCGGAAGAGCTTCCTGATCAAGAGTTCCAAGAGAGGATACCTCGCGAAACTGGACGCGCTCTCCGTAGGCGAGGCGCTGCGCGCGCTCGGCGGCGGCCGTATGAAGCTTGACGACAAGATAGACCATGCCGTGTCGGTACATCTCATGAAAAAGGTAGGCGACGCCGTCTCCGTCGGCGATACGGTGATAGAGCTGCTCTACAACGACGATACCAAACTCGCCGAGGCGATGAAATACCTTACGGACTGCTGGAGCGTCTCCGAAAAGGCCGAACGGCGCGAGCTGATACTGGATTACGTATTTTAA
- a CDS encoding purine-nucleoside phosphorylase, translating to MYHWDKVDEALRYIERRSAIRPQTAIVLGSGLGRIAEQLERPEIIPYEEIPYWPRSTAPGHEGKLLLGYLRGKPVAAMQGRVHYYEGYTMAEVTFPVRVLGQLGIKALVVTNASGAVNTDIVPGSIVAIEDHINYMGTNPLIGVNNDDWGTRFPDMTAAYDKEFLRVLEHAAAKEGIALRRGVYIAFSGPSFETPAEIRMARTFGTDIVGMSTVPEVIAANHMGIRVLGISCAANYAAGITSEKLTHQEVLETMSKAGESVARLIEAFIEEVRL from the coding sequence ATGTATCACTGGGACAAGGTAGACGAAGCGCTGCGGTATATTGAGAGAAGAAGCGCCATACGGCCGCAGACGGCGATCGTGTTGGGCTCGGGACTTGGACGCATAGCCGAACAGCTGGAGCGTCCGGAGATCATCCCCTACGAAGAGATACCCTACTGGCCGCGTTCCACGGCTCCCGGACACGAGGGCAAACTCCTGCTCGGATATCTGCGCGGTAAGCCCGTAGCGGCAATGCAGGGACGCGTCCATTACTACGAGGGTTATACGATGGCGGAGGTCACCTTCCCTGTGCGCGTCCTCGGACAGCTGGGGATAAAGGCTCTCGTCGTAACTAACGCCTCCGGCGCGGTAAACACCGATATCGTACCAGGTTCCATCGTCGCCATCGAGGACCATATCAACTACATGGGGACCAATCCGCTCATCGGCGTGAACAACGACGACTGGGGCACGCGTTTCCCCGACATGACGGCGGCCTATGACAAAGAATTCCTGCGCGTATTGGAGCACGCCGCCGCGAAGGAGGGGATCGCGCTGCGGCGCGGAGTCTATATCGCCTTCAGCGGTCCCTCCTTTGAAACGCCGGCCGAGATACGCATGGCGCGGACCTTCGGCACCGACATCGTGGGAATGTCCACCGTGCCCGAGGTGATCGCCGCGAACCACATGGGCATCCGCGTGCTTGGCATCTCCTGCGCCGCTAACTACGCCGCGGGGATTACCTCCGAAAAGCTGACCCACCAGGAGGTCCTGGAGACGATGTCCAAGGCAGGTGAGTCTGTGGCGCGGCTGATAGAGGCATTCATCGAGGAGGTGCGTCTATGA
- a CDS encoding tyrosine-type recombinase/integrase, producing MKRPAGGELGRTLERFTDYLRLERGCSENTQRAYNSDMQIWLAHCEASGHDPLDMQADAISRFLLAQQGEGRKKSSVQRLGAMLRSFARFLQYDGVSDNLPRLAPLPARTKVLPQVMTEGEVQRIINACEDGTPVGKRDRAFIELAYGAGMRASELCHVRLRDLDAANGILYARGKGDKERTIPYIGAVRRVIEEYIAEYRPKLDKHGAEWLFLSRNGRQLHRETLWVIMRKRGLMANIPAARLHPHVLRHTFATHLLRNGMDQRTLQEILGHSSIMTTEKYTHMDTELRDYYDRFHPRA from the coding sequence ATGAAACGCCCCGCCGGAGGTGAACTTGGCAGGACGCTCGAGCGCTTCACCGACTACCTCCGGCTTGAGCGCGGCTGCAGCGAGAATACGCAGCGCGCCTACAACTCCGATATGCAGATATGGCTCGCGCACTGTGAGGCCAGCGGACACGACCCGCTTGACATGCAGGCCGACGCCATCTCGCGTTTTCTGCTTGCACAGCAGGGAGAGGGACGAAAAAAGTCCTCCGTACAGCGCCTGGGGGCGATGCTCCGCTCCTTCGCGCGTTTTTTGCAGTACGACGGTGTAAGCGACAACCTGCCGCGCCTCGCACCGCTGCCGGCGAGGACGAAGGTCCTGCCGCAGGTGATGACCGAGGGCGAGGTGCAGCGGATAATCAACGCCTGCGAAGACGGCACGCCGGTCGGCAAACGCGACCGGGCCTTTATCGAGCTCGCCTACGGAGCGGGCATGAGGGCCTCCGAGCTCTGCCATGTGAGGCTGCGCGACCTTGACGCCGCGAACGGCATACTATACGCGCGCGGCAAGGGCGACAAAGAGCGGACGATTCCCTATATTGGGGCGGTCCGCCGCGTCATCGAGGAATATATCGCCGAGTACCGCCCGAAGCTCGACAAACACGGGGCGGAGTGGCTCTTCCTCTCAAGAAACGGGAGGCAGCTGCACCGCGAGACGCTGTGGGTGATCATGCGGAAGCGCGGGCTGATGGCGAATATCCCCGCCGCTCGGCTTCATCCGCACGTGCTGCGCCACACCTTCGCGACGCACCTGCTGCGCAACGGCATGGATCAGCGCACGCTGCAGGAGATACTGGGGCACAGCTCGATCATGACGACGGAAAAATATACGCACATGGATACGGAGCTGAGAGATTACTATGACCGTTTCCATCCAAGAGCTTGA
- a CDS encoding NUDIX hydrolase yields MSDSKSQLRNIVRSDCKYKGRIIDLRVDTVKFPSGSEKVREVVLHKSAVAILPVNERGEIILVRQYRHAIDEDIYEIPAGLVEEGEDPRETAVRELQEEIGYRPGHIEEIAEFYSSPGFCTEKIIVYYADELVSSKLPEDEDEYIKVFAFAPEELEKMIAEKKIKDGKTLMAFYWYMARRPQK; encoded by the coding sequence TTGAGCGATTCAAAAAGTCAGCTGCGTAATATCGTGCGTTCGGACTGCAAATATAAGGGACGTATCATCGACCTCCGCGTGGATACCGTGAAATTTCCCTCCGGCTCCGAAAAGGTGCGCGAGGTTGTGCTCCATAAGTCGGCGGTGGCGATCCTCCCCGTCAACGAGCGGGGAGAGATAATTCTTGTCCGGCAATACCGCCACGCGATAGACGAGGATATCTACGAGATCCCCGCGGGGCTTGTAGAAGAGGGGGAGGACCCGCGCGAGACCGCGGTGCGCGAGCTGCAGGAAGAGATTGGTTACCGGCCGGGCCATATAGAGGAGATCGCGGAATTTTACAGCTCTCCCGGCTTCTGTACCGAAAAGATTATCGTTTACTACGCAGACGAACTGGTCTCCTCCAAACTCCCCGAGGACGAAGACGAATATATCAAGGTATTTGCCTTTGCCCCGGAAGAGCTGGAAAAGATGATCGCCGAAAAGAAGATAAAAGACGGCAAGACGCTGATGGCTTTCTACTGGTACATGGCCAGGAGGCCGCAAAAATGA
- the fmt gene encoding methionyl-tRNA formyltransferase, whose protein sequence is MDQLTVGFMGSGRFAARCLEIISRRLRPMWVLTNAPRTAGRGLKLQNTPVWELAQSLDLPVYTTARLSADAERLEWLRQNSPDVILVIDFGQMIKEPVLSMASLGCLNIHPSKLPEYRGSAPIQRALMDGRTKTAVSIFRLDAGMDSGPVLAQPELVIEPEDDAAALMEKAAVLGSETLLHYLCGVAPAEWRFTPQKEENVTTAPKIDKSEGKIDWRAESAEEIINKIRGIGCSPGVYCMVHGKRLRVHAAEPLPSADCAVCRCEIVDGAPVVVCREGALKLVEVQPEGKRPQRAEDWARGARIENGEEIG, encoded by the coding sequence ATGGACCAGCTGACGGTTGGCTTCATGGGCTCAGGCCGCTTCGCCGCGCGCTGCCTGGAGATAATATCGCGCCGTCTCCGCCCCATGTGGGTGCTGACGAACGCTCCGCGGACGGCGGGGCGTGGCCTTAAACTGCAGAATACGCCGGTATGGGAGCTTGCGCAGTCGCTGGATCTGCCAGTATATACGACGGCTAGGCTGTCCGCCGACGCGGAGCGCCTCGAATGGCTGCGGCAAAACAGCCCCGATGTGATACTGGTGATAGACTTCGGCCAGATGATAAAAGAGCCGGTGCTCTCTATGGCCTCCTTAGGCTGCCTCAACATCCACCCCTCGAAGCTGCCGGAATACCGCGGCTCGGCCCCTATCCAGCGCGCGCTGATGGATGGACGTACAAAGACGGCGGTCTCCATCTTCCGGCTTGACGCCGGCATGGACTCCGGCCCCGTATTGGCGCAGCCGGAGCTTGTGATAGAACCGGAGGACGACGCCGCGGCGCTGATGGAAAAGGCCGCTGTGCTTGGCTCCGAGACGCTGCTTCATTATCTTTGCGGCGTAGCGCCCGCAGAGTGGCGCTTTACGCCCCAAAAAGAAGAAAATGTGACGACGGCTCCAAAGATAGATAAGTCCGAAGGAAAGATTGACTGGCGCGCGGAAAGCGCCGAAGAGATAATCAATAAGATCAGGGGCATCGGATGCTCCCCGGGAGTCTATTGCATGGTTCACGGCAAGCGGCTCCGCGTACACGCGGCAGAGCCTCTGCCCTCGGCGGACTGCGCGGTCTGCCGCTGTGAGATCGTCGATGGCGCGCCCGTCGTCGTCTGCCGCGAGGGGGCGCTTAAACTCGTCGAGGTGCAGCCGGAGGGCAAAAGGCCGCAGCGCGCCGAGGATTGGGCGCGCGGGGCCCGCATAGAAAACGGTGAAGAGATAGGATAA
- the def gene encoding peptide deformylase — MALRTICVYPDPVLREETASVTEFDEELKTLVGDMFDTMYANDGIGLAAPQVGVAKRIVVIDYHGDKFVLVNPEVVEAEGSVINEEGCLSFPGIYEKVASPEKLTVVYQDENGVSQRRELDGFCACVFSHEIDHLNGRLLIDRVSPLKRQFLKKKIAKRAAEK, encoded by the coding sequence ATGGCCCTTAGAACTATATGTGTTTATCCAGACCCCGTGCTCCGCGAAGAGACGGCGAGTGTGACGGAGTTTGACGAAGAGCTTAAAACTCTCGTCGGCGACATGTTTGACACCATGTACGCGAACGACGGCATCGGCCTTGCCGCGCCCCAGGTGGGAGTCGCGAAGAGGATCGTCGTCATAGACTACCACGGCGATAAATTTGTGCTGGTGAATCCCGAGGTCGTTGAGGCGGAGGGTTCCGTTATTAACGAAGAGGGCTGTCTCAGCTTTCCGGGCATCTACGAAAAGGTCGCCTCACCGGAAAAGCTGACCGTCGTCTATCAGGACGAGAACGGCGTCTCCCAGAGGCGGGAGCTTGACGGCTTCTGCGCCTGCGTCTTTTCTCATGAGATCGACCACCTCAACGGGCGGCTGCTTATCGACCGGGTATCACCCCTCAAGCGTCAGTTCCTCAAGAAAAAAATCGCGAAACGGGCGGCGGAAAAATAA
- a CDS encoding S1 RNA-binding domain-containing protein: MVDELRTEDVMETQEKEETMEEMMQQYDVMGDFHRGKVVEGTVVDSREDGWLVDVGYKCEGFLPRKEWTHRVLVEETPEPENGAKVRVQITNIGQGEDAQLGLSRWRCEFDERWNKLEEEAENNETITVKGIRKVKGGLIVSCCGIEGFIPISHLTQEGHGVNPGKLLDQEFSVKLIEKDRRKRRLVFSRRSLIEEELTGIRQAFYEQVHEGDVLEGDVSSITSFGVFVNLGAMEGLVHISELSWQRSAKAKEIVAKGDHVKVKVIGIDKENNRISLSIRQTLDDPWTTAAERWTPGKVTEGTVTNLTEFGAFVEIEPGVEGLIHIGDLSWTRIKHPKEVLKKGQKVEVSIIETDTERKRISLGYKQLNDPWKDAAEKYQKDAEVPVKVVRIADFGAFVELEEGIEGLIHISQLSTQRVENPKEVLSEGQEVTARVLEVNPVERRIRLSLRPANEEPVRRAPREESHDQPAMGGAPAKRSEDRPRRRRSEGGDRRRQESANSQLPQEEMNFSIGDLLKQREMEDGE; the protein is encoded by the coding sequence ATGGTTGACGAGCTTCGTACAGAAGACGTAATGGAAACACAGGAAAAAGAAGAAACAATGGAAGAAATGATGCAGCAGTACGATGTGATGGGCGACTTCCACCGCGGCAAGGTCGTGGAGGGAACCGTCGTCGATTCACGTGAGGACGGCTGGCTCGTAGATGTAGGCTACAAATGCGAAGGCTTTCTTCCGCGCAAAGAATGGACTCACAGAGTTCTCGTAGAAGAGACTCCCGAGCCCGAGAACGGCGCCAAGGTCAGAGTGCAGATCACAAATATCGGGCAGGGCGAAGACGCCCAGCTTGGACTCTCACGCTGGCGCTGCGAATTTGACGAGCGCTGGAACAAGCTCGAAGAAGAGGCAGAGAATAACGAGACTATCACAGTAAAGGGAATCCGTAAGGTGAAGGGCGGCCTCATCGTGAGCTGCTGCGGCATCGAAGGATTTATCCCTATTTCACACCTGACGCAGGAGGGCCACGGAGTGAATCCCGGAAAACTCCTCGACCAGGAATTCTCTGTGAAGCTCATCGAGAAGGACCGCAGAAAGCGCCGCCTCGTATTCTCCCGCCGCAGCCTCATCGAAGAGGAACTCACAGGCATTCGCCAGGCCTTCTATGAGCAGGTACATGAAGGCGATGTGCTTGAGGGCGATGTCAGCAGCATCACGTCTTTCGGTGTTTTCGTCAACCTCGGTGCGATGGAAGGGCTTGTCCACATCAGCGAACTTTCATGGCAGCGCAGCGCGAAGGCCAAAGAGATCGTCGCTAAGGGCGACCACGTCAAGGTAAAGGTCATAGGCATCGACAAGGAGAACAACAGAATCTCCCTCTCGATCCGCCAGACGCTTGACGATCCCTGGACGACGGCGGCCGAGCGCTGGACTCCCGGCAAGGTTACCGAGGGTACCGTCACCAACCTGACAGAATTCGGCGCATTTGTAGAAATAGAGCCCGGCGTAGAGGGACTCATCCACATCGGAGACCTCAGCTGGACACGCATCAAGCACCCGAAAGAAGTCCTCAAGAAGGGACAGAAGGTCGAAGTTTCGATCATTGAGACTGACACCGAGCGCAAGCGCATCAGCCTGGGCTACAAGCAGCTTAACGATCCCTGGAAGGATGCCGCCGAGAAGTATCAGAAGGATGCCGAAGTACCTGTAAAGGTCGTCCGCATCGCTGACTTCGGCGCCTTTGTCGAACTCGAAGAGGGTATCGAGGGACTCATCCACATCTCACAGCTCTCGACGCAGAGAGTGGAGAATCCCAAGGAAGTCCTTTCAGAGGGACAGGAAGTCACCGCCCGCGTTCTCGAAGTTAACCCCGTCGAGCGCCGTATCCGCCTCAGCCTGCGTCCCGCGAACGAAGAGCCCGTAAGGCGCGCGCCGCGTGAGGAATCTCACGATCAGCCCGCGATGGGCGGAGCTCCCGCGAAGCGCAGCGAGGACCGTCCGCGCCGCCGCCGTTCAGAGGGCGGAGACCGCCGGAGACAGGAGAGCGCCAACAGCCAGCTCCCGCAGGAAGAGATGAATTTCTCAATCGGAGATCTTCTCAAACAGCGCGAAATGGAAGACGGCGAATAG
- the ispH gene encoding 4-hydroxy-3-methylbut-2-enyl diphosphate reductase produces MKIITADPTGLCFGVKRAITTLENELKKTHQVYALGSPIHNPQETERLEKLGLIVVDSPEEVPEGAVSFVRAHGVTPEVFELLRERSAKMVDGTCPFVKTAQERAKTLSQDGYIVIILGDASHPEVKGIMGYVSGEVHVLASAEAIPYELYGKRCGILSQTTQRVENFSALVSGFVSVSPEIKVYNTICRATLARQQSVCRLAEEADGMIVLGGRNSANTRKLAEIGSCSGVPTLWIEHAGELERGWLENKDIIGIAAGGSTPDWLIKELIQKLKMM; encoded by the coding sequence ATGAAGATAATCACCGCCGATCCGACGGGGCTCTGCTTCGGAGTCAAGCGCGCGATCACGACGCTAGAGAACGAACTGAAAAAGACTCATCAGGTCTACGCGCTGGGCAGCCCGATACACAATCCGCAGGAGACGGAACGGCTTGAAAAGCTGGGGCTTATCGTCGTCGATTCTCCCGAAGAGGTGCCTGAGGGCGCGGTATCTTTCGTGCGGGCCCACGGGGTGACGCCGGAGGTCTTTGAATTGCTGCGCGAAAGAAGCGCGAAAATGGTCGACGGAACATGCCCTTTTGTAAAAACGGCGCAGGAAAGAGCAAAGACCCTTTCCCAAGATGGCTATATCGTGATAATATTAGGAGACGCCTCCCATCCGGAGGTCAAGGGTATTATGGGCTATGTTTCAGGAGAGGTGCATGTGCTGGCCTCCGCGGAGGCGATACCGTACGAGCTGTACGGCAAGCGCTGCGGGATACTGAGCCAGACGACGCAGCGTGTGGAAAATTTTTCCGCGCTGGTGAGCGGATTTGTCTCTGTCTCTCCCGAGATAAAGGTATATAATACGATATGCCGCGCGACTCTCGCGCGCCAGCAGTCTGTCTGCCGGCTTGCGGAAGAGGCGGACGGCATGATAGTGTTAGGCGGCAGAAACAGCGCCAACACGAGAAAGTTAGCAGAGATCGGCTCCTGTTCAGGGGTGCCGACCTTGTGGATAGAACATGCAGGAGAACTGGAAAGGGGCTGGTTGGAAAATAAGGACATAATCGGAATAGCCGCGGGAGGCAGCACCCCCGACTGGCTGATAAAAGAACTGATCCAAAAATTAAAGATGATGTAA
- the miaA gene encoding tRNA (adenosine(37)-N6)-dimethylallyltransferase MiaA, whose translation MTDKKIPVIAIIGPTAVGKTEFSLSLAAKLNAEVISVDSRQVYRYLDVGTDKVSREIRREVIHHLIDVVDPDQVYSAADFAEDAEDAVNRIMARGRVPLLIGGTPFYYRALTGMLSEDLPKDENIRSQLEEEITGRGLPALHQELLEIDPEAGAKIHQNDPVRTMRALEIFRITGKNASWWYRRQNKMESPYEILYIGLTRLRANLYRNIERRVKEQFASGYPEEVKWLLDNGYSPSLPALQGFGYRELVRYIGGECTFLEAIEGDIRSTKAFSRRQMTWFKHFEPALWYDFDEVSKEEALRNVVPRCLAHLEGGA comes from the coding sequence ATGACGGATAAAAAGATCCCCGTTATCGCGATAATCGGCCCCACGGCGGTCGGCAAGACGGAGTTCAGCCTGTCTCTCGCCGCGAAGCTCAACGCTGAGGTAATCTCGGTCGACTCGCGCCAGGTCTACCGCTATCTTGACGTCGGCACTGACAAGGTCTCCCGCGAGATACGGCGCGAGGTGATACATCATCTCATCGACGTCGTCGATCCCGATCAGGTATATTCCGCCGCCGACTTTGCGGAGGATGCGGAGGACGCCGTGAACCGCATCATGGCCCGCGGCCGCGTACCGCTGCTGATCGGCGGCACGCCATTCTACTACCGCGCGCTCACCGGCATGCTCTCCGAAGATCTGCCGAAGGATGAAAATATCAGGTCTCAGCTGGAAGAGGAGATAACTGGGCGCGGGCTTCCCGCGCTGCATCAGGAGCTGCTGGAGATAGATCCAGAGGCGGGGGCGAAGATACACCAAAACGACCCAGTGCGCACGATGCGCGCCCTTGAGATATTCCGCATCACAGGCAAGAACGCGAGCTGGTGGTATCGGCGGCAGAATAAGATGGAATCCCCCTATGAAATATTATATATCGGCCTCACGAGGCTTCGCGCCAATCTTTACCGAAATATCGAACGCCGCGTCAAAGAGCAGTTCGCGAGCGGATATCCCGAGGAGGTCAAGTGGCTGCTCGACAACGGCTATTCTCCCTCGCTTCCGGCGCTGCAGGGCTTCGGCTACCGTGAACTGGTGCGCTACATCGGCGGCGAATGCACCTTCCTGGAGGCGATAGAGGGCGACATCCGTTCGACCAAGGCCTTCTCGCGCCGTCAGATGACCTGGTTCAAGCACTTTGAGCCCGCGCTGTGGTATGACTTCGACGAGGTCTCGAAGGAGGAGGCGCTGCGGAACGTCGTGCCACGCTGTCTCGCGCACCTGGAGGGCGGCGCATGA
- the mutL gene encoding DNA mismatch repair endonuclease MutL yields MIKRLAPDISTRIAAGEVIERPSSVAKELIENSLDAGARTISIQTEQGGKSSFVIEDDGCGIPCAELPLALERYATSKITDIEDLERISTLGYRGEALASIAAVSRMEIRSKAAEAEAGGLIRCEAGEITLHTETPAKPGTRIQIDDLFFNLPARRKFLKTSSAELRRIVQIVNDYALIHPEVTFRLYEESKKILEYTGAACVEDTLLRRWGRQTKIYHSESQSGSLSARLWWNPIPDSRRVVIMLFVNGRRVQDAAIRAALSTADAAAYGEWLVLLDLPPQDVDVNIHPTKEEVRFRRSGEAFKIVYDNAKAIFAQRHSIAAPPLPPSAPDDFMTPPRTAFEAEALPAAPAAYSPNGWTFQKKGPWRAASPLSAGAATENIFTPAEEPPRAEEEFLFDKNYVGQSAEGFLIFDFPDALAVMDPHAAHERILFEEICESFKDNIATQWLTLPMEIPQAVAAEAALYEKELAALGFRTEGGRVTAVPAIKGKGHLSPIDMLRSALRGMETENDPVKRDREVWWRMARLACRDAVKLGRRFETEEALDLLRRLERCDTPYTCPHGRPTVFLIENKKLRDWFER; encoded by the coding sequence ATGATAAAGAGATTGGCCCCCGATATTTCCACACGGATAGCCGCCGGAGAGGTGATAGAGCGCCCCTCCTCGGTCGCGAAGGAGCTCATCGAAAATTCGCTCGACGCGGGCGCGCGCACGATCTCAATACAGACGGAGCAGGGCGGCAAGAGCTCCTTTGTTATTGAGGACGACGGCTGCGGCATTCCCTGCGCGGAGCTGCCGCTCGCGCTTGAGCGCTACGCCACCAGCAAGATAACGGATATAGAGGACCTTGAGAGGATATCGACGCTCGGCTACCGCGGCGAGGCGCTCGCAAGCATCGCCGCCGTCTCGCGTATGGAGATACGCAGCAAGGCTGCCGAGGCTGAAGCTGGCGGCCTGATACGCTGTGAGGCCGGCGAGATCACCCTCCACACGGAGACTCCCGCAAAGCCGGGGACGCGGATACAGATAGACGATCTGTTCTTTAATCTTCCCGCGCGCCGTAAATTCCTTAAGACCTCATCCGCGGAGCTGCGCCGCATCGTCCAGATCGTCAACGACTACGCGCTGATACATCCCGAGGTGACTTTCCGCCTTTATGAAGAGAGTAAAAAAATTCTCGAATACACGGGCGCGGCCTGCGTGGAGGATACGCTGCTGCGCCGCTGGGGCCGCCAGACGAAGATATACCATTCCGAATCGCAGAGCGGCAGCCTCTCGGCGCGCCTCTGGTGGAATCCGATCCCCGATTCCCGCCGCGTGGTGATCATGCTCTTCGTCAATGGACGGCGGGTGCAGGATGCCGCGATACGCGCCGCGCTTTCCACGGCGGACGCCGCGGCCTACGGCGAATGGCTCGTCCTTCTCGACCTGCCGCCGCAGGATGTCGACGTCAACATCCATCCGACGAAGGAGGAGGTGCGCTTCCGCCGCAGCGGAGAGGCCTTTAAGATCGTCTATGACAACGCTAAGGCGATATTCGCACAGCGGCATTCGATTGCCGCGCCGCCCCTGCCGCCGAGTGCTCCTGATGATTTCATGACGCCGCCGCGGACGGCCTTCGAAGCGGAGGCGCTTCCCGCCGCGCCCGCGGCGTACAGCCCGAACGGCTGGACATTCCAGAAGAAGGGGCCGTGGCGCGCCGCGAGCCCGCTGAGCGCCGGGGCCGCCACGGAGAATATCTTCACGCCGGCGGAGGAGCCGCCGCGTGCGGAAGAGGAATTTTTATTTGATAAAAACTATGTGGGGCAGAGCGCGGAGGGTTTTTTGATCTTCGACTTTCCCGACGCGCTGGCGGTGATGGACCCACACGCGGCGCACGAACGCATACTGTTTGAGGAGATATGCGAATCCTTCAAGGACAATATCGCGACCCAGTGGCTGACGCTGCCGATGGAGATACCGCAGGCGGTGGCCGCCGAGGCGGCGCTCTATGAAAAAGAGCTCGCGGCGCTCGGCTTCCGTACGGAGGGCGGCAGGGTGACGGCGGTGCCCGCGATCAAGGGCAAGGGGCACCTTTCGCCGATAGATATGCTCCGTTCGGCGCTGCGCGGAATGGAGACTGAGAACGACCCCGTAAAGCGGGACCGCGAGGTGTGGTGGCGCATGGCGCGCCTCGCCTGCCGCGACGCGGTAAAGCTTGGACGGCGCTTTGAGACGGAGGAGGCCCTTGATTTACTGCGTCGTCTCGAACGCTGCGACACGCCCTATACCTGCCCGCACGGAAGGCCGACTGTCTTTCTGATCGAAAATAAAAAACTGCGGGACTGGTTCGAGAGATGA